A portion of the Rhodococcus pseudokoreensis genome contains these proteins:
- a CDS encoding RtcB family protein yields the protein MFPVRLEGTTAPTLMWAEEQTIEQAALQQLRNMADLPWVHGVRVMPDVHVGKGATVGSVIAMREAVAPAAVGVDIGCGMTAVRTDVTASDLPDSLRSMRSHIERAVPVGFAMHEHSVNVGALGPDAGGVKKGWHRFWQEFGDLHSGVQSRESRAMKQIGTLGGGNHFIEVCLSDADEVWLMLHSGSRNIGKELAERHIAVARALPHNQRLVDRDLAVFLAGSKEMDAYRHDLTWAQEYAARNRAVMLTLVMRAFRQSLPGRTVRFDEPISCHHNYVSEEIVDGEPMLVTRKGAIRAGRGDLGLIPGSMGTGSYVVRGLGSELSFNSASHGAGRTMSRTKAKKRFTVDDLVRQTSGVESRKDAGVIDEIPGAYKDIEQVIEAQADLVEVVAHLRQVVCVKG from the coding sequence ATGTTCCCCGTGAGGCTGGAAGGCACCACCGCGCCGACACTGATGTGGGCGGAGGAGCAGACCATCGAGCAGGCTGCGTTGCAGCAGTTGCGGAACATGGCCGACCTTCCGTGGGTGCACGGGGTGCGCGTCATGCCCGACGTCCACGTGGGCAAGGGTGCGACGGTCGGTTCCGTCATCGCGATGCGGGAGGCGGTCGCCCCCGCGGCGGTCGGCGTCGACATCGGCTGCGGAATGACGGCGGTCCGGACCGATGTGACCGCGAGCGACCTGCCCGACAGCCTGCGGTCGATGAGGTCGCACATCGAGCGGGCGGTGCCCGTCGGTTTCGCCATGCACGAGCATTCGGTGAACGTCGGCGCACTGGGTCCGGATGCCGGGGGAGTGAAGAAGGGGTGGCATCGATTCTGGCAGGAATTCGGCGACCTGCATTCCGGCGTGCAGTCCCGGGAATCGCGGGCGATGAAGCAGATCGGCACGCTCGGCGGCGGCAACCATTTCATCGAGGTGTGCCTTTCGGACGCCGACGAGGTCTGGCTGATGCTGCACTCCGGGTCACGCAACATCGGCAAGGAACTGGCGGAGCGGCACATCGCGGTGGCGCGGGCCCTGCCGCACAACCAGCGGCTGGTCGATCGTGATCTCGCGGTGTTCCTCGCAGGCAGCAAGGAGATGGATGCGTACCGCCACGACCTGACGTGGGCGCAGGAGTACGCGGCCCGGAACCGCGCCGTCATGCTCACGCTGGTGATGCGGGCCTTCCGGCAGTCCCTTCCCGGCAGGACGGTGCGGTTCGACGAGCCGATCTCCTGCCACCACAACTATGTGTCGGAGGAGATCGTCGACGGCGAGCCGATGCTCGTCACACGTAAGGGGGCGATCCGGGCAGGCCGGGGTGATCTCGGGCTCATCCCCGGGTCGATGGGTACCGGTTCCTACGTGGTGCGGGGCCTGGGCTCCGAGTTGTCCTTCAATTCGGCGTCGCACGGGGCGGGACGGACGATGAGCCGCACGAAGGCGAAGAAGCGGTTCACCGTCGACGACCTGGTGCGGCAGACGTCCGGCGTCGAATCGCGCAAGGACGCCGGTGTGATCGACGAGATTCCCGGCGCCTACAAGGACATCGAGCAGGTGATCGAAGCGCAGGCCGATCTCGTCGAGGTCGTGGCCCACCTGCGGCAGGTCGTCTGTGTGAAGGGGTGA
- a CDS encoding 2-isopropylmalate synthase encodes MSANTSFASSFPSSAPAADPFAARHGKSLPSELRTEAAGMTWTAFDAVYAPCNGPFRLGSWSETKTGPGMWDFEATLGIGESICKTGASAPGPVSAMTSMLHDAGCAIEILSFHQHEIGHRTATFLLCESAGIRLWAMGIGESRTESTLRAMISGANRLRPA; translated from the coding sequence ATGAGCGCCAACACTTCTTTTGCTTCGTCTTTTCCCTCGTCGGCACCTGCGGCCGACCCGTTCGCCGCGCGCCACGGCAAGTCGCTGCCGTCGGAACTCCGCACCGAAGCCGCCGGAATGACCTGGACCGCGTTCGACGCCGTCTACGCACCGTGCAACGGACCGTTCCGCCTGGGTAGTTGGTCGGAAACGAAGACCGGGCCCGGAATGTGGGATTTCGAAGCCACCCTCGGCATCGGCGAATCGATCTGCAAGACCGGTGCGAGCGCGCCCGGCCCGGTCTCCGCCATGACCTCGATGCTGCACGACGCGGGGTGTGCGATCGAGATCCTGTCTTTCCACCAGCACGAGATCGGGCACCGCACGGCGACCTTCCTGCTCTGCGAGAGCGCCGGCATCCGGCTCTGGGCGATGGGAATCGGCGAGTCCCGCACGGAATCGACTCTGCGCGCGATGATCTCCGGCGCCAACCGGCTCCGGCCCGCCTGA
- a CDS encoding MFS transporter, with protein sequence MTDSPRADVSAERSARIAASIAFGLQGFLLAAVLTQLPQYQDRFGFDDTVIVVAVVTVSLIAGAGSILAEHLARRFSSRAALQLGLATIAAAGGALGFSPNTAAFFACLSVYGAGLGIVDAAANMQAVSIQHAYGRFVLSSFHAVWSVGAIAGALFVAATSALGVGVAAAQLTAAFVVIAGLAYCGPRLLRRREPAGTVAPATGPVAVPVPIRALLALGTAMALFYAIDFGVANWSALYVRNVLLADAGTAALALAAYQCAALVSRLSGDFWVAKYGEIAVVRGGSAVGVAGMAVVVFAGSPAVAIAGFLVVGLGVPVVAPLCFSAAGRLAPAGQVDDVVARINLFNYAGTLVGGAIIGGVAAATSLRVGFVVPLLFAVGLLLLAPAFASNRDRDEQSEWAPDRD encoded by the coding sequence ATGACGGATTCACCACGCGCGGACGTGTCCGCCGAACGATCGGCACGGATCGCCGCATCGATCGCCTTCGGTCTGCAGGGTTTTCTCCTCGCGGCCGTCCTCACGCAACTGCCGCAGTACCAGGACCGATTCGGGTTCGATGACACGGTCATCGTGGTCGCCGTCGTGACGGTGTCGCTCATCGCCGGAGCGGGAAGCATCCTCGCCGAGCACCTGGCCCGCCGATTCTCCAGCAGAGCGGCACTGCAACTCGGGCTCGCGACGATCGCGGCCGCAGGCGGAGCGCTCGGTTTCAGCCCGAACACCGCCGCCTTCTTCGCCTGCCTGTCCGTGTACGGTGCCGGACTCGGCATCGTCGACGCCGCCGCCAACATGCAGGCGGTGTCGATCCAGCACGCCTACGGCCGCTTCGTCCTGTCGTCGTTCCACGCGGTGTGGAGCGTCGGTGCGATTGCCGGTGCGCTCTTCGTCGCCGCGACGTCGGCCCTCGGCGTGGGTGTCGCCGCCGCGCAGCTGACAGCGGCGTTCGTCGTGATTGCCGGCCTCGCCTACTGCGGGCCGCGGCTCCTCCGGCGCCGGGAACCGGCAGGCACCGTCGCACCGGCGACCGGCCCTGTCGCCGTTCCGGTTCCGATCCGGGCGCTGCTCGCACTCGGTACCGCGATGGCGTTGTTCTACGCCATCGATTTCGGCGTCGCCAACTGGTCCGCGCTGTACGTCAGGAACGTGCTGCTCGCGGATGCGGGTACGGCCGCTTTGGCGCTGGCCGCGTACCAGTGCGCGGCTCTGGTGTCGCGGCTGAGCGGCGACTTCTGGGTCGCGAAGTACGGCGAGATCGCCGTCGTCCGTGGGGGTTCGGCGGTCGGTGTCGCCGGAATGGCGGTCGTCGTGTTCGCCGGGTCCCCGGCCGTCGCCATCGCCGGATTCCTCGTCGTGGGCCTCGGTGTCCCGGTCGTCGCCCCCCTGTGCTTCAGCGCCGCCGGACGACTGGCGCCTGCCGGACAGGTCGACGACGTGGTGGCGCGGATCAACCTGTTCAACTACGCGGGAACCCTCGTGGGCGGGGCGATCATCGGCGGCGTCGCCGCCGCGACCAGCCTGCGGGTCGGGTTCGTGGTCCCGCTCCTGTTCGCGGTCGGGCTCCTCCTCCTCGCGCCCGCGTTCGCCTCGAACCGGGACCGCGACGAGCAATCCGAGTGGGCCCCGGACCGCGACTGA
- a CDS encoding GNAT family N-acetyltransferase, with translation MTVEIDPAGIWDSEAIADVAAATFPLACPPGATQDDIATFIDDVLSAERFSEYLTDPDRTVLKVTHGGAIVGYAMLIDGEPADPDVGRVVTLRPTTEISKLYVLPGNHGTGVASALMDAIVERAVAAECAGLWLGVNQENVRAQRFYAKHGFTQVGTKTFVVGTQLHHDFVMQRAL, from the coding sequence GTGACTGTCGAAATCGACCCCGCGGGAATCTGGGATTCCGAGGCGATCGCCGACGTCGCCGCGGCGACGTTCCCTCTCGCGTGCCCGCCCGGGGCGACGCAGGACGACATCGCCACGTTCATCGACGACGTGCTGTCCGCCGAACGGTTCTCCGAATACCTCACCGACCCCGACCGCACCGTCCTCAAGGTCACACACGGCGGGGCGATCGTCGGCTACGCGATGCTGATCGACGGGGAACCCGCCGACCCGGACGTCGGCAGGGTCGTGACGCTGCGGCCGACCACCGAGATCAGCAAGCTGTACGTGCTGCCCGGCAATCACGGAACCGGCGTCGCGTCCGCACTGATGGATGCGATCGTCGAACGCGCGGTCGCGGCGGAGTGCGCGGGGCTGTGGCTGGGCGTGAACCAGGAGAACGTTCGAGCCCAGCGCTTCTACGCCAAGCACGGATTCACGCAGGTCGGAACGAAGACGTTCGTCGTCGGCACCCAACTGCACCACGATTTCGTGATGCAGCGGGCGCTGTAG
- the zapE gene encoding cell division protein ZapE, which yields MHARLVDRSPVVPADQLVAQMVPPAMFDEVSFASYIPDPAEPSQAAAVQTAEEFAKKVVKIRSGGRRGLFGKKTPATGAGLYLDGGFGVGKTHLLASIFHSVPSPKAFGTFVELTHVVGALGFNKAVEQLSDHSVLCIDEFELDDPGDTMLVSRLLSELSARGVSIVATSNTLPGQLGEGRFAAQDFLREIKKLGSIFETIRVDGPDYRHRDLPPAPDPISSEELAERADSIPGATLDDFDALCKHLSTLHPSRYNKLVEGIPAVFLDGVHPAEDQSVALRLVVLADRLYDASIPVTVAGAKLDAIFTPEMLAGGYRKKYLRATSRLLALSRFEVAAS from the coding sequence ATGCATGCACGTCTTGTCGATCGCAGCCCCGTGGTCCCCGCTGATCAGTTGGTAGCTCAGATGGTGCCCCCGGCCATGTTCGACGAGGTGAGCTTCGCGTCGTACATTCCCGATCCCGCAGAACCCAGCCAGGCCGCCGCGGTCCAGACGGCGGAGGAGTTCGCGAAGAAGGTCGTGAAGATCCGCAGCGGCGGTCGACGCGGTCTGTTCGGGAAGAAGACGCCGGCCACCGGTGCCGGTCTCTACCTCGACGGCGGCTTCGGCGTCGGCAAGACCCACCTCCTGGCCTCGATCTTCCACAGCGTCCCGTCGCCCAAGGCGTTCGGCACGTTCGTGGAGCTGACGCACGTCGTCGGCGCCCTCGGCTTCAACAAGGCCGTCGAGCAGCTGTCCGATCACAGCGTCCTGTGCATCGACGAATTCGAACTCGACGACCCGGGCGACACCATGCTGGTCTCCCGCCTGCTGTCGGAGTTGTCGGCACGCGGCGTGTCCATCGTGGCGACGTCGAACACGCTGCCCGGCCAGCTCGGTGAGGGCCGGTTCGCCGCACAGGACTTCCTGCGGGAGATCAAGAAGCTCGGCTCCATCTTCGAGACGATTCGCGTCGACGGACCCGACTACCGCCACCGCGACCTGCCGCCGGCCCCCGACCCGATCTCCTCGGAGGAGCTCGCCGAGCGCGCCGACAGCATCCCCGGCGCGACCCTCGACGACTTCGACGCCCTGTGCAAGCACCTCAGCACGCTGCACCCGTCCCGCTACAACAAGCTGGTCGAGGGCATTCCGGCAGTGTTCCTGGACGGCGTCCACCCCGCCGAGGACCAGTCGGTCGCGCTGCGGCTGGTGGTCCTCGCCGACCGCCTCTACGACGCGAGCATCCCGGTCACCGTGGCCGGGGCCAAGCTCGACGCGATCTTCACCCCCGAGATGCTGGCCGGCGGGTACCGGAAGAAGTACCTGCGTGCCACATCGCGCCTGCTGGCGCTGTCGCGTTTCGAGGTCGCGGCGAGCTGA
- a CDS encoding pyrimidine reductase family protein, whose translation MHRVHIATFFTPDSPPAREESSESTANTLRELYAYPAETPRPWLRVNFVSSIDGAVSVDGVSGALGTPADALVFETLRELAGVVLVGAGTVRAENYGGARIGAEGRRRRVAAGMPEVPPIAVVSARAHLDPQARLFTDTEVAPIVVTCADADPVRIRALADAGARIVTAGDGQISSEKLIAALDDLGLRRVLCEGGPSLFGQLIADDAVDEVCLTTAPVLAGGTAGRVATAPNSRITAMTPAHILTDTDGTVLTRWVRLPRP comes from the coding sequence ATGCACCGTGTACATATTGCGACATTTTTCACACCGGACAGTCCGCCCGCCCGGGAGGAGTCCAGCGAATCGACCGCGAACACGCTGCGCGAGCTGTACGCCTACCCGGCGGAGACCCCGCGGCCGTGGCTCCGCGTCAACTTCGTGAGCAGCATCGACGGCGCCGTCTCCGTCGACGGGGTCAGCGGGGCGCTCGGCACCCCCGCGGACGCACTGGTCTTCGAGACGCTGCGGGAACTGGCCGGCGTCGTGCTGGTCGGGGCCGGAACCGTCCGGGCGGAGAACTACGGCGGGGCGCGCATCGGCGCCGAGGGCCGGCGACGCCGGGTGGCCGCGGGGATGCCGGAGGTCCCGCCGATCGCCGTCGTGTCCGCCCGCGCCCACCTCGACCCGCAGGCCCGCCTGTTCACGGACACCGAGGTGGCGCCGATCGTCGTCACGTGCGCGGACGCGGACCCGGTGCGGATCCGCGCCCTCGCCGATGCGGGCGCCCGGATCGTCACGGCCGGCGACGGGCAGATCAGCAGCGAGAAGCTGATCGCGGCGCTGGACGACCTCGGACTGCGCCGGGTGCTCTGCGAGGGCGGACCGAGCCTGTTCGGGCAGCTGATCGCGGACGACGCCGTCGACGAGGTCTGCCTGACCACGGCCCCGGTGCTCGCCGGGGGAACCGCCGGGCGCGTCGCCACCGCACCGAATTCCCGGATCACCGCGATGACTCCCGCGCACATCCTCACCGACACCGACGGCACCGTCCTCACCCGATGGGTGCGGCTGCCCCGCCCGTAG
- a CDS encoding alpha/beta hydrolase: MRRSVLLAMVLVVCTACGAGPSNRPHVAVEREGGGSEPTATETENPDAAPPVLQTPKNDLAWTDCTQSTLGALGPGATAPAGLIFECGSYEAAVDESGTLPGTFTMGAMRARLADTPENAAPLVLTSGSDRSSTATLAALSTGGLTSLLSTRPVVAVDRRGIAASQEIECLTPELRSSLANLGQFDPGTGDQVDKVTALGRDATIACTDYLQPQELAFDSTHAADDIEELRRTWDVDALGILATGNGSAVALSYAAKYPGRVGRLVLDSPAVTTVDAATVTEQQVAGQEAAFDAFARQCTALNCSLGADPRAAMTDAVTRAANGQIPQVSANALLTAVSGTLAAAGGDQQGRVRALSDAVSAALAGNTAPILAAVAQAEAAYESDGQFITRCTDGQQWPAPDRVRELQKLWSERFPLFGPNAAVGLLTCTSWPATAPPALPGELALPVLVLSGTADPVVGNAGVGTVTGAVSSAGAATATLTWHGSGHPATHSDCAQKSIVTYVTDGVLPPDGSACPA, from the coding sequence ATGCGCAGATCGGTGTTGCTCGCAATGGTTCTCGTGGTGTGCACCGCGTGCGGAGCCGGACCGTCCAACCGCCCGCACGTGGCAGTCGAGCGCGAGGGCGGCGGCAGCGAACCCACCGCGACCGAGACCGAGAACCCCGACGCCGCCCCGCCCGTGCTGCAGACCCCGAAGAACGACCTGGCGTGGACCGACTGCACCCAGAGCACGCTCGGCGCCCTCGGCCCGGGCGCGACGGCCCCCGCCGGGCTCATCTTCGAGTGCGGCTCCTACGAGGCGGCCGTCGACGAGAGCGGCACCCTGCCCGGGACCTTCACGATGGGCGCGATGCGGGCGCGGCTCGCCGACACCCCCGAGAACGCAGCCCCGCTCGTGCTCACGTCGGGATCGGACCGGTCGTCGACCGCGACGCTCGCGGCGCTGAGCACCGGCGGTCTGACGTCACTGCTGTCGACGCGCCCGGTGGTCGCGGTGGACCGCCGCGGGATCGCCGCTTCGCAGGAGATCGAGTGCCTCACCCCGGAACTCCGCAGCAGCCTGGCGAATCTCGGGCAGTTCGACCCGGGAACGGGTGACCAGGTCGACAAGGTGACCGCGCTGGGCCGCGACGCCACCATCGCGTGCACCGACTACCTGCAGCCGCAGGAACTCGCGTTCGACAGCACCCACGCCGCCGACGACATCGAGGAACTGCGCCGCACCTGGGACGTCGACGCGCTCGGGATCCTCGCCACCGGCAACGGCAGCGCCGTCGCGCTCAGCTACGCCGCCAAGTACCCCGGCCGGGTCGGCCGGCTCGTCCTCGACTCCCCCGCCGTCACCACGGTGGACGCCGCGACCGTCACCGAACAGCAGGTGGCGGGTCAGGAGGCGGCGTTCGACGCGTTCGCCCGCCAGTGCACGGCCCTGAACTGCTCCCTCGGCGCCGATCCGCGCGCCGCGATGACGGACGCCGTCACCCGCGCCGCGAACGGGCAGATCCCGCAGGTCTCGGCGAACGCCCTCCTCACCGCGGTGTCCGGGACGCTCGCCGCGGCGGGCGGCGACCAGCAGGGCCGCGTCCGGGCCCTGTCGGATGCCGTGTCCGCCGCCCTCGCCGGGAACACGGCGCCGATCCTCGCGGCGGTCGCGCAGGCCGAGGCCGCCTACGAGAGCGACGGCCAGTTCATCACCCGCTGCACCGACGGCCAGCAGTGGCCCGCGCCCGACCGGGTCCGGGAACTGCAGAAGCTGTGGAGCGAACGGTTCCCGCTGTTCGGCCCCAACGCCGCCGTCGGTCTGCTCACGTGCACGTCCTGGCCCGCGACCGCGCCCCCCGCCCTGCCCGGCGAGCTGGCACTGCCGGTCCTGGTGCTCAGCGGCACCGCCGACCCGGTCGTCGGGAACGCCGGGGTGGGGACGGTGACGGGGGCCGTGTCGAGTGCAGGCGCCGCGACGGCGACGCTGACGTGGCACGGCAGCGGCCACCCCGCCACCCATTCGGACTGCGCGCAGAAGTCGATCGTCACCTACGTCACGGACGGGGTGCTGCCGCCGGACGGCAGCGCCTGCCCCGCCTAG